One Brevibacterium spongiae DNA segment encodes these proteins:
- the acnA gene encoding aconitate hydratase AcnA yields MSNVDTFKSKSTLTVGDKDYEIYRLDKVKGSEKLPFSLKVLLENLLRTEDGANITSEHIEALGSWDPNAEPDTEIQFTPARVVMQDFTGVPCIVDLATMREKVVELGGNPDQVNPLAPAELVIDHSVQIDRFGTADAVELNMDIEYQRNGERYQFLRWGQTAFEDFKVVPPGMGIVHQVNIEHLARVVMPREVDGVLRAYPDTLVGTDSHTTMVNGLGVLGWGVGGIEAEAAMLGQPVSMLIPRVVGFKLTGEIPSGVTATDVVLTITDMLRQHGAVGKFVEFYGKGVAEVPLANRATIGNMSPEFGSTAAIFPIDEVTIDYLKLTGRSAEQIQLVEDYAKTQGLWHDPSKEVEYSEYLELDLSTVVPSISGPKRPQDRIELSDAKNQFAKDIHNYAAPGEESKSVDVTTGNGESFELANGAVAIASITSCTNTSNPSVMMAAGLLARNARKRGLNSKPWVKTSIAPGSKVVTNYYEKAGLIEDLEALNFFIVGYGCTTCIGNSGPLDSEISDSIQDNDLAVTAVLSGNRNFEGRISPDVKMNYLASPPLVIAYALAGTMDFDFENQPLGKDSEGVDVYLADLWPSPEEVESVIASSISTDMFDSEYGRIFDGDERWQQLDTPEGKIFEWDDKSTYVRKPTFFDGMGLKPEAVKDIKGARVLAKLGDSVTTDHISPAGSFKADTPAGKYLVGNGVERKDFNSYGSRRGNHEVMIRGTFANIRLQNQLLDGVQGGFTRDFSQEGAPQTTIYDASVNYQAAGTPLVVLGGKEYGSGSSRDWAAKGTKLLGVEAVITESFERIHRSNLIGMGVLPLQFPAGESADSLGLDGTETFSIEGVTELNEGKTPATVKVTAEKEDGTKVEFDAVVRIDTPGEADYYRNGGILQYVLRQLADA; encoded by the coding sequence ATGAGCAACGTCGATACGTTCAAATCGAAGAGCACCCTGACCGTAGGCGATAAGGATTATGAGATCTATCGCCTGGACAAGGTCAAGGGATCGGAGAAGCTTCCCTTCAGCCTCAAGGTGCTGTTGGAGAACCTGCTGCGCACTGAAGACGGCGCAAACATCACCTCGGAGCACATCGAGGCACTCGGCAGCTGGGATCCCAACGCCGAGCCGGACACCGAGATCCAGTTCACCCCGGCCCGCGTGGTGATGCAGGACTTCACCGGTGTGCCCTGCATCGTCGACCTCGCCACGATGCGCGAGAAGGTCGTCGAACTCGGCGGCAACCCGGATCAGGTCAACCCGCTGGCTCCCGCCGAACTGGTCATCGACCACTCGGTGCAGATCGACCGCTTCGGCACCGCCGACGCCGTCGAGCTCAACATGGACATCGAATACCAGCGCAACGGTGAGCGCTACCAGTTCCTGCGCTGGGGCCAGACCGCATTCGAAGACTTCAAGGTCGTGCCTCCGGGCATGGGCATCGTCCACCAGGTCAACATCGAGCACCTGGCTCGCGTGGTCATGCCGCGCGAGGTCGACGGAGTCCTCCGGGCCTACCCGGACACCCTGGTCGGCACCGACTCGCACACCACCATGGTCAACGGCCTCGGTGTGCTCGGTTGGGGCGTCGGCGGCATCGAGGCAGAGGCGGCCATGCTCGGCCAGCCCGTGTCGATGCTCATCCCGCGCGTCGTCGGCTTCAAGCTCACCGGCGAGATCCCCTCCGGAGTGACCGCAACCGACGTTGTGCTCACGATCACCGATATGCTCCGTCAGCACGGTGCCGTCGGCAAGTTCGTCGAGTTCTACGGCAAGGGCGTCGCCGAGGTGCCGCTGGCCAACCGTGCGACGATCGGCAATATGAGCCCCGAGTTCGGTTCGACCGCGGCGATCTTCCCGATCGACGAAGTCACCATCGACTACCTCAAGCTCACCGGCCGTTCGGCCGAGCAGATCCAGCTCGTCGAGGACTACGCGAAGACCCAGGGTCTGTGGCACGATCCGAGCAAGGAAGTCGAGTACTCCGAGTACCTCGAACTCGACCTGTCCACCGTGGTGCCCTCGATCTCCGGACCGAAGCGCCCGCAGGATCGCATCGAACTCTCCGACGCGAAGAACCAGTTCGCCAAGGACATCCACAACTACGCCGCGCCCGGCGAGGAGTCGAAGTCCGTGGACGTCACCACCGGCAACGGCGAGTCGTTCGAGCTGGCCAACGGTGCTGTGGCGATCGCCTCGATCACCTCCTGCACGAACACCTCGAACCCCTCGGTGATGATGGCTGCCGGCCTGCTGGCACGCAATGCCCGCAAGCGCGGGCTCAACTCCAAGCCGTGGGTCAAGACCTCGATCGCACCGGGTTCGAAGGTCGTCACGAACTACTACGAGAAGGCCGGGCTCATCGAGGATCTCGAGGCTCTGAACTTCTTCATCGTCGGCTACGGCTGCACGACCTGCATCGGCAACTCCGGTCCGCTGGACTCGGAGATCTCCGACAGCATCCAGGACAACGACCTCGCGGTCACCGCAGTCCTGTCGGGCAACCGCAACTTCGAGGGCCGCATCAGCCCGGACGTGAAGATGAACTACCTCGCTTCGCCTCCGCTGGTCATCGCCTATGCACTGGCCGGAACCATGGACTTCGACTTCGAGAATCAGCCTCTGGGCAAGGACTCCGAGGGCGTCGACGTCTACCTGGCTGATCTCTGGCCGTCGCCGGAAGAGGTCGAGTCGGTCATCGCCTCGTCGATCTCCACTGACATGTTCGACAGCGAATACGGTCGGATCTTCGATGGTGACGAGCGCTGGCAGCAGCTCGACACCCCTGAGGGCAAGATCTTCGAGTGGGACGACAAGTCGACCTACGTGCGCAAGCCCACCTTCTTCGACGGCATGGGACTCAAGCCCGAAGCCGTCAAGGACATCAAGGGTGCACGCGTGCTCGCGAAGCTGGGCGACTCGGTGACCACCGACCACATCTCGCCTGCAGGTTCCTTCAAGGCCGACACCCCGGCCGGCAAGTACCTCGTCGGGAACGGTGTCGAGCGCAAGGACTTCAACTCCTACGGCTCGCGCCGCGGCAACCACGAAGTCATGATCCGCGGAACGTTCGCGAACATCCGCCTGCAGAACCAGCTCCTCGACGGAGTCCAGGGTGGCTTCACCCGCGACTTCTCGCAGGAAGGCGCTCCGCAGACGACGATCTACGATGCCTCCGTGAACTACCAGGCCGCCGGAACCCCGCTGGTCGTGCTCGGTGGCAAGGAGTACGGTTCGGGATCCTCGCGTGACTGGGCCGCCAAGGGCACCAAGTTGCTCGGTGTCGAAGCTGTCATCACCGAGAGCTTCGAGCGCATCCACCGCTCGAACCTCATCGGCATGGGCGTTCTGCCGCTGCAGTTCCCCGCCGGCGAATCCGCTGATTCGCTCGGACTCGACGGCACCGAGACCTTCTCCATCGAGGGCGTCACGGAGCTCAACGAGGGCAAGACCCCGGCGACCGTCAAGGTCACCGCCGAGAAGGAAGACGGCACGAAGGTCGAATTCGACGCCGTGGTCCGCATCGACACCCCGGGTGAAGCCGACTACTACCGCAACGGCGGCATCCTGCAGTACGTCCTGCGTCAGCTGGCCGACGCCTGA
- a CDS encoding APC family permease, producing MPVFASDMLSSVAYAPDEILLALSLTSLVALTVSPWIGVAVGIVILVIVACYRINVKAYPSGGGDYEVASKNLGSGAGLVVAAALLVDYVLTLAVSMTVFAAYITTAFPTLAPYRVPVAIVGILLICFAGLRGSRATPMLLAVPTYLFLGAVFLTMSVGLIRVGLGDTPHAQTADYTIVHSNLGDQATLGLATVLIVLRAFSSGAVALAGVQTVATAVPAFKKPRGKNAGNTLLLSGLLAALMLTGLTYLASVTGIKYVDDPHLYLVRGDGSPVSAEYEQEPVLAQLAHAIFDNAPVMFYIVVLITALVLIAAANTAVEGFPGLASRLARDEFLPRQLATKGDRLTFSNGILLLAAAAIVLVIATSASATTLIQLYLVGVFASFVLGQAGMVLHWRKRLRLVIDSKTRVRMHFNRIVNAVGCVLAAGVLIVVIVSKFLAGAWLAVAAMAGLYLIMGAIHRHYSRVTRELAPDADVNSRTIPSNTHAIVVVSEIDKPTMRALSYARVTRSSQLEAVTVAVDEEAAAHLQKRWNEMELPVPLTVLGSPYRELVRPMLAHILAIRRRSPRDLVIVYIPQFVVGRWWEHILHNQVALKLRTRLLLVPNVVVVSVPWRLKSFSRQYGGDGPDPSLYRQA from the coding sequence ATGCCCGTCTTCGCCTCCGACATGCTCTCATCGGTGGCCTATGCTCCCGATGAGATCCTGCTGGCGCTGTCGCTGACCTCGCTTGTGGCACTCACGGTGTCTCCGTGGATCGGTGTGGCAGTGGGCATCGTCATCCTCGTGATCGTCGCCTGCTACCGCATCAACGTCAAGGCCTATCCCTCCGGCGGAGGCGACTACGAGGTGGCTTCGAAGAACCTCGGATCAGGGGCAGGACTCGTCGTGGCAGCGGCCCTGCTCGTCGACTATGTGCTCACCCTGGCCGTGTCGATGACGGTGTTCGCCGCCTACATCACGACGGCGTTCCCGACACTCGCCCCGTACCGGGTGCCGGTGGCGATCGTCGGCATCCTGCTCATCTGCTTCGCGGGACTCCGCGGGTCGCGGGCGACTCCGATGCTTCTGGCCGTTCCCACCTATCTGTTCCTCGGCGCTGTGTTCCTCACGATGAGCGTCGGCCTCATCCGGGTCGGTCTCGGTGACACCCCGCACGCGCAGACTGCCGACTATACGATCGTGCACAGCAACCTCGGCGATCAGGCGACTCTCGGATTGGCCACGGTCCTCATCGTGCTGCGTGCCTTCTCTTCCGGTGCCGTCGCGCTGGCGGGTGTCCAGACCGTGGCCACGGCGGTGCCGGCGTTCAAGAAGCCGCGCGGCAAGAACGCCGGCAACACGCTGCTGCTCTCCGGTCTCCTTGCCGCTCTCATGCTCACCGGTCTGACCTACCTGGCCTCGGTTACGGGAATCAAATACGTCGACGACCCGCATCTCTACCTCGTCCGCGGCGACGGCAGCCCGGTCAGCGCCGAATACGAGCAGGAGCCCGTGCTCGCCCAATTGGCGCATGCGATCTTCGACAATGCTCCCGTCATGTTCTACATCGTCGTGCTCATCACCGCCCTCGTGCTCATCGCCGCAGCGAACACCGCTGTCGAGGGCTTCCCCGGATTGGCCTCCCGACTGGCGCGCGACGAATTCCTGCCCAGGCAGCTGGCGACGAAGGGGGACCGGCTCACCTTCTCCAACGGCATCCTCCTGTTGGCGGCGGCAGCGATCGTCCTCGTCATCGCCACGTCCGCCTCGGCGACGACGCTCATCCAGCTCTACCTCGTCGGCGTCTTCGCCAGCTTCGTCCTCGGGCAGGCGGGCATGGTCCTGCACTGGCGCAAGCGGCTGCGGCTGGTCATCGATTCGAAGACTCGGGTGCGGATGCACTTCAACCGGATCGTCAACGCCGTCGGCTGCGTGCTCGCCGCCGGTGTGCTCATCGTCGTCATCGTCTCGAAGTTCCTCGCCGGAGCTTGGCTGGCCGTGGCCGCGATGGCAGGTCTCTACCTCATCATGGGCGCGATCCACCGGCACTACTCCCGGGTCACGCGGGAGCTCGCCCCGGATGCCGACGTGAACTCGCGGACGATTCCGTCGAACACGCACGCGATCGTCGTCGTCAGCGAAATCGACAAACCCACGATGCGCGCCCTCTCCTATGCCCGCGTCACCCGGTCGAGCCAGCTCGAAGCCGTCACCGTGGCAGTCGACGAGGAAGCCGCGGCCCATCTGCAGAAGCGGTGGAACGAGATGGAGCTGCCGGTGCCGCTGACGGTGCTCGGGTCGCCCTATCGCGAACTCGTGCGACCGATGCTCGCCCACATCCTCGCCATCCGCCGCAGGTCGCCTCGCGATCTCGTCATCGTCTACATTCCGCAGTTCGTCGTCGGGCGCTGGTGGGAGCACATCCTGCACAACCAGGTGGCACTCAAGCTGCGCACCCGCCTGCTGCTCGTGCCGAACGTCGTCGTGGTCTCCGTGCCGTGGCGTCTGAAATCCTTCTCCCGTCAATACGGTGGAGACGGCCCCGATCCCTCGCTGTACAGACAGGCCTAG
- a CDS encoding potassium channel family protein — protein MHFVIMGCGRVGASLAKALDANGHSVAVVDRNPDAFLKLGRDFSGSTITGVGFDRETLSQAKTSDAFAFAAVSSGDNSNILAARVARETFGVTNVAARIYDPDRAQVFERLGIPTVPTVRWTAEQVMRKLVPQGSITEYREPSGNLVLAEVHLDPGWVARPIKEIESRTKARVTYVTRLSEGIVAHDDLLIQDGDLVHLMAPVDRLGEIERILDQPVNPVEEEL, from the coding sequence ATGCACTTCGTGATTATGGGCTGCGGCCGAGTCGGGGCCTCCCTGGCCAAGGCCCTTGATGCGAATGGGCACTCCGTCGCCGTCGTCGACCGGAACCCGGACGCGTTCCTCAAACTCGGTCGTGATTTCAGCGGGTCGACCATCACCGGGGTCGGCTTCGACCGTGAGACCCTCTCCCAGGCGAAGACCTCAGATGCCTTCGCCTTCGCGGCCGTCTCGAGCGGGGACAACTCGAATATCCTCGCCGCGCGTGTCGCCCGTGAGACCTTCGGGGTCACGAATGTCGCGGCCCGCATCTACGACCCCGACCGTGCGCAGGTCTTCGAACGCCTCGGCATCCCCACTGTGCCCACCGTGCGGTGGACGGCCGAGCAGGTGATGCGCAAACTCGTTCCGCAGGGATCGATCACCGAATACCGTGAGCCCTCCGGCAATCTGGTCCTTGCCGAAGTCCACCTCGACCCCGGTTGGGTGGCCCGTCCGATCAAGGAGATCGAATCACGGACGAAGGCGCGGGTCACCTATGTCACTCGCCTGTCCGAGGGCATCGTCGCCCATGATGATCTGCTCATCCAGGACGGGGACCTCGTCCATCTCATGGCTCCGGTCGACCGCCTCGGCGAGATCGAACGGATCCTCGATCAGCCCGTCAATCCCGTGGAGGAAGAACTATGA
- a CDS encoding DUF3710 domain-containing protein translates to MGLFSRFKKTAPDDDIRADDDINDDEELTDTEAADLEADDAESEDDGAESEDAATDDAESDDAESDDAESDEDVDEDEALLEKSAPFDRSEKGPFDISEDYPEHDRLDLGALKVPVVDGMQVRLDTDDDSQRVLAVTLIHDGGGIQLQAFATPRSEGLWNTVRRQLAESVTKQGGESTELHTSLGKELAIEVPAKTESGRPGRRAMRFAGIDGPRWFIRAVFSGKAVTDDEIRAELSALFRGVVVDRGEEAMAPRELIALTAPQVDAADDEEKKDEDELNPFERGPEITEVR, encoded by the coding sequence ATGGGACTGTTCTCCCGTTTCAAGAAGACCGCACCGGACGACGACATCCGCGCCGATGACGACATCAACGACGACGAAGAGCTCACCGACACCGAGGCGGCCGACCTCGAAGCCGACGACGCTGAGTCCGAGGACGACGGCGCTGAGTCCGAGGACGCAGCGACCGATGACGCAGAGTCCGATGACGCAGAGTCCGATGATGCTGAGTCGGACGAGGACGTCGACGAGGACGAGGCGCTGCTGGAGAAGTCCGCGCCCTTCGACCGGTCCGAGAAGGGCCCGTTCGACATCTCCGAGGACTACCCGGAGCATGACCGACTCGACCTCGGCGCGCTCAAGGTGCCCGTCGTCGACGGCATGCAGGTGCGTCTGGACACCGACGACGATTCGCAGCGCGTGCTCGCTGTGACCCTCATCCATGACGGCGGGGGCATCCAGCTTCAGGCGTTCGCGACCCCACGCTCCGAAGGACTGTGGAACACCGTGCGCCGACAGCTGGCCGAATCTGTCACCAAACAGGGCGGCGAATCGACCGAGCTGCACACATCGCTCGGCAAGGAACTGGCCATCGAGGTCCCGGCGAAGACGGAATCCGGACGCCCCGGCAGACGAGCCATGCGCTTCGCCGGCATCGACGGCCCCCGCTGGTTCATCCGTGCCGTGTTCTCCGGCAAGGCCGTGACCGATGACGAGATCCGCGCCGAACTCTCAGCACTCTTCCGCGGAGTCGTCGTCGATCGCGGTGAGGAAGCCATGGCACCCAGGGAACTCATCGCGCTGACCGCACCGCAGGTCGATGCCGCCGACGATGAAGAGAAGAAGGACGAGGACGAGCTCAACCCCTTCGAACGCGGTCCTGAGATCACAGAGGTCCGCTGA
- the dxs gene encoding 1-deoxy-D-xylulose-5-phosphate synthase: MTFLDNLSSPADLRRLDAQECGVLAKEIRDYLITTVACTGGHLGPNLGVVELTMGIHRVFDSPRDTIIFDVGHQTYVHKLLTGRRDEFSTLRQRGGLSGYPSRAESDHDVVENSHASASLSWADGIAKARQLKGEDDRHVVAVIGDGALTGGMAWEALNTIAADTSTPPRRLVIVVNDNGRSYAPTVGGFAAHLDELRTTSGYEKLLSWGKETLRQSGAPGRAAYSAIHGVKRGLKDMVSSPQTGMFDELGIKYLGPVDGHDLPSVERALQLAQQFDGGPVIVHMITQKGHGFDPAVNDDADQFHSVGVIDPITGKATPSKSTSWTSVFGTEVCELARERDDIVAVTAAMLIPVGLAKFAEDHPDRVFDVGIAEQHAVASAAGLSYGGLHPVVCIYSTFLTRAFDQMLMDVALHRQGVTFVLDRAGITGPDGASHHGIWDIAMLRIVPGLRLAAPRDAARLTEELREAVSVTDAPTVLRFPRGGVGGDIPALRRLDDGVDVLRESSAGACADVLIVSVGPFARLAGDVADVLEGRGITATIVDPRWVLPVPESVIALAAEHSLAAVIEDGVKIGGIGSQIRSDLREADSRIGVLELGVPDEFLPQGTREEILEHVGLDVETIVDDIVRALPAEVADRAAQSSRRAV; this comes from the coding sequence ATGACATTTCTCGACAACCTCAGCTCTCCGGCCGATCTGCGTCGGCTCGACGCACAGGAATGCGGCGTACTGGCCAAAGAGATCCGCGACTATCTCATCACGACCGTGGCCTGCACCGGCGGACATCTCGGACCCAACCTCGGCGTCGTCGAACTCACCATGGGCATCCACCGCGTCTTCGATTCCCCACGCGACACCATCATCTTCGACGTCGGCCACCAGACCTATGTGCACAAGCTGCTCACCGGCCGCCGCGACGAATTCTCCACTCTGCGCCAGCGCGGCGGACTCTCCGGCTACCCGAGCCGGGCCGAGAGCGACCACGATGTCGTGGAGAACTCCCACGCCTCGGCCTCCCTGTCCTGGGCCGACGGAATTGCGAAGGCCCGCCAGCTGAAAGGCGAGGACGACCGCCACGTCGTCGCAGTCATCGGCGACGGCGCACTGACCGGAGGCATGGCCTGGGAGGCGCTGAACACCATCGCCGCCGACACCTCGACCCCACCACGCCGACTGGTCATCGTCGTCAACGACAACGGCCGCTCCTATGCCCCGACCGTCGGCGGATTCGCTGCTCACCTCGACGAGCTGCGCACGACCTCCGGCTATGAGAAGCTCCTGTCCTGGGGCAAAGAGACACTGCGCCAGTCCGGTGCGCCGGGCCGCGCGGCCTACAGTGCGATCCACGGCGTCAAGCGCGGCCTCAAAGACATGGTCAGCTCACCGCAGACCGGAATGTTCGACGAGCTCGGCATCAAATATTTGGGCCCCGTCGACGGTCACGACCTGCCCTCGGTGGAACGCGCCCTGCAGCTGGCCCAGCAGTTCGACGGCGGACCCGTCATCGTCCACATGATCACGCAGAAAGGCCATGGATTCGACCCCGCCGTCAACGATGACGCCGACCAATTCCACTCAGTCGGAGTCATCGACCCGATCACCGGCAAGGCAACACCATCGAAGTCGACGTCGTGGACCTCGGTGTTCGGCACCGAAGTCTGCGAACTCGCAAGAGAGCGGGACGACATCGTCGCCGTCACCGCGGCCATGCTCATTCCGGTGGGACTGGCGAAGTTCGCCGAGGATCACCCCGATCGCGTCTTCGACGTCGGCATCGCCGAACAGCATGCGGTCGCCTCGGCGGCGGGACTGTCCTACGGCGGGCTCCACCCGGTCGTGTGCATCTACTCGACATTCCTCACCCGTGCCTTCGACCAGATGCTCATGGACGTGGCCCTGCACCGGCAGGGCGTGACCTTCGTCCTCGACCGCGCCGGCATCACCGGACCCGATGGAGCCAGCCACCATGGCATCTGGGACATCGCGATGCTGCGCATCGTCCCTGGTCTCCGGCTCGCGGCACCCCGTGACGCCGCCCGCCTGACCGAGGAGCTGCGCGAAGCAGTATCCGTCACCGACGCACCGACGGTGCTGCGCTTCCCCCGAGGCGGCGTCGGAGGCGATATCCCGGCGCTGAGGCGGCTCGACGACGGCGTCGACGTCCTCCGCGAATCGTCCGCCGGGGCCTGTGCCGATGTGCTCATCGTCTCCGTCGGACCGTTCGCCAGGTTGGCCGGGGACGTCGCCGACGTGCTGGAAGGCCGCGGGATCACCGCCACGATCGTCGATCCCCGCTGGGTGCTGCCCGTACCCGAATCGGTCATCGCTCTCGCCGCCGAGCACAGTCTCGCCGCGGTCATCGAAGACGGAGTGAAGATCGGCGGCATCGGTTCGCAGATCCGCTCGGACCTGCGTGAGGCCGATTCGCGGATCGGCGTGCTCGAACTCGGGGTTCCCGACGAGTTCCTGCCGCAGGGGACACGGGAGGAGATCCTCGAACATGTCGGACTCGATGTCGAGACGATCGTCGACGACATCGTCCGTGCCCTGCCCGCCGAGGTGGCAGACCGCGCTGCTCAGAGTTCCCGTCGCGCGGTGTGA
- a CDS encoding potassium channel family protein: protein MRVVIAGAGSVGRSVARELIDKEHSVLLIDQSKEALGHERIPGAEWLLSDACELAGLAEAGLEEADVVVAATGDDKTNLVLSLLAKTEFGVPRTVSRVNNPKNEWLFDDNWGVDVAVSTPRLMTALVEEAVEVGGLVHLMSFERGQAGLLEFTVHENAELVAERIGGITFPLDTVLVAIIRNSRAFAPSPDDVIEAGDELFFLSSPDQEGALLELLQETTKTAESAETAETEDSVEITEPTGD, encoded by the coding sequence ATGAGGGTCGTCATCGCCGGGGCCGGTTCCGTCGGTCGGTCGGTGGCCCGGGAGCTCATCGACAAAGAGCATTCGGTCCTGCTCATCGACCAGAGCAAGGAAGCGCTCGGTCATGAGCGGATTCCGGGTGCCGAATGGCTGCTCTCTGATGCGTGTGAGCTCGCCGGCCTCGCCGAGGCGGGACTCGAGGAAGCCGATGTCGTCGTGGCTGCGACCGGAGACGATAAGACGAATCTCGTTCTCTCCCTGCTGGCGAAGACCGAGTTCGGTGTGCCCCGGACGGTGTCGCGGGTGAATAATCCGAAGAACGAATGGCTCTTCGACGACAACTGGGGTGTCGACGTCGCCGTGTCGACTCCACGGCTGATGACCGCTCTCGTCGAGGAGGCGGTGGAGGTCGGCGGACTCGTCCACCTCATGAGCTTCGAACGCGGCCAGGCCGGTCTGCTCGAGTTCACGGTGCACGAGAACGCCGAGCTCGTGGCCGAACGCATCGGCGGAATCACATTCCCGCTCGACACGGTGCTCGTGGCGATCATCCGCAATTCACGGGCGTTCGCGCCCAGTCCCGATGATGTCATCGAGGCCGGAGACGAACTGTTCTTCCTCTCCTCTCCCGATCAGGAGGGAGCGCTGCTCGAACTGCTGCAGGAGACGACGAAGACGGCCGAGTCTGCGGAGACGGCAGAGACCGAAGATTCAGTGGAGATCACAGAGCCGACCGGCGACTGA
- a CDS encoding OB-fold nucleic acid binding domain-containing protein has translation MLDLITRLVRDFGSRDAEARADLRLVSQVPGVVPVEDLEARKTSRIAGVVSAITQSCSGDSPRLDITVADGTGEARAQFLGRREISGIRPGALIVLEGRFCGKDGVLTAHNPVYELLQTRDDSDA, from the coding sequence ATGTTGGATCTCATCACGCGCCTCGTGCGCGACTTCGGGTCCCGCGATGCCGAAGCCCGCGCTGACCTGCGCCTCGTCAGCCAGGTCCCCGGAGTCGTGCCGGTCGAAGACCTTGAGGCACGGAAGACCTCGCGCATCGCCGGGGTCGTCTCCGCCATCACGCAGTCGTGCAGCGGCGACAGCCCCAGACTCGACATCACCGTGGCCGACGGCACCGGTGAGGCCCGCGCCCAGTTCCTCGGGCGTCGCGAGATCAGCGGCATCCGACCCGGGGCGCTCATCGTCTTGGAAGGACGGTTCTGCGGCAAGGACGGCGTGCTGACCGCGCACAATCCCGTCTACGAGCTCTTACAGACCCGCGACGACTCAGACGCCTGA
- a CDS encoding class I SAM-dependent RNA methyltransferase, producing MSDTILPAQELTLDIESPAAGGTSVARHDGQVVFVTGALPGEKVRARTEAGPAAKFLRADVIEVLEASPHRVSDRRAAYAVSGLGGGGTTTGFGGRAAAGFDGAAAGFGGATAGFDGAAAGFDGAAAGFGGMEYAHVDLAHSRTLKAEVLNDQLARIGHIDRQAEVLPAPNEADGTDWRTRVQLAVDAEGRPGMLAPRSHDVIPVTTPPLAAGPLHDLDVAALRVPGVRRLEFAWSGDHGALIVRGPATSQAVAEIDAWLPDSFSLLAEAAETGGRRQRQRGRRRGPVHPELAVVRGRRTLTETVSGREFTVAADGFWQVHRDAAELLSSEVVAAVPDRVESLTDLYCGVGVLGITAARATGAPLFGVEGVGPAIEHARENAADIDARFLTLNVDRVRLPDSDVIILDPPRAGAGKTVTSGLIDSSASTLVYVSCDPATLARDLARLTAGGFAIESLTGFDLFPLTSHLETVTVLRR from the coding sequence ATGAGTGACACAATTCTTCCCGCTCAGGAACTCACCCTCGACATCGAGTCACCGGCCGCCGGAGGCACCTCCGTCGCCCGCCACGACGGACAGGTCGTCTTCGTCACCGGTGCGCTTCCCGGTGAGAAGGTCCGGGCACGCACCGAGGCGGGACCGGCGGCGAAGTTCCTCCGCGCCGATGTGATCGAGGTCCTGGAGGCCTCCCCGCACAGGGTCTCCGACCGGCGGGCCGCCTATGCAGTCTCCGGGTTGGGTGGCGGCGGCACGACGACTGGGTTCGGCGGTCGCGCCGCGGCCGGATTTGACGGCGCGGCGGCCGGGTTCGGCGGCGCGACGGCCGGATTCGACGGCGCGGCGGCCGGATTCGACGGCGCGGCGGCCGGATTCGGCGGGATGGAATACGCGCATGTCGACCTCGCGCATTCCCGCACGCTCAAGGCCGAGGTGCTCAACGACCAGTTGGCTCGCATCGGTCACATCGACCGGCAGGCTGAGGTCCTGCCGGCGCCGAACGAGGCCGACGGCACCGATTGGCGCACCCGCGTCCAGCTCGCCGTCGATGCCGAGGGCCGGCCCGGAATGCTCGCGCCTCGTTCCCATGACGTCATTCCCGTGACCACTCCGCCGCTGGCGGCGGGACCGCTGCACGACCTCGACGTCGCAGCGCTTCGGGTGCCCGGAGTCCGGCGCCTCGAGTTCGCGTGGTCCGGGGACCACGGCGCACTCATCGTCCGCGGCCCAGCTACGAGTCAGGCCGTCGCGGAGATCGACGCCTGGCTGCCGGACTCCTTCTCTCTGCTCGCCGAGGCGGCCGAGACCGGCGGTCGTCGACAACGCCAGCGGGGCCGGCGCCGGGGACCTGTACACCCCGAGCTCGCTGTCGTCCGCGGCCGTCGAACCCTCACCGAGACGGTCTCCGGGCGGGAGTTCACGGTTGCCGCCGACGGATTCTGGCAGGTGCACAGGGACGCGGCAGAACTGCTCAGCTCTGAAGTCGTCGCCGCCGTGCCCGACCGGGTCGAGTCACTCACCGACCTCTACTGCGGTGTCGGCGTGCTCGGCATCACGGCGGCTCGGGCGACCGGGGCACCGCTGTTCGGCGTCGAGGGGGTCGGCCCGGCGATCGAGCATGCACGTGAGAACGCTGCCGATATCGACGCCCGATTCCTCACCCTCAACGTCGATCGGGTCCGGCTGCCCGATTCCGATGTCATCATCCTCGACCCTCCTCGGGCCGGGGCCGGGAAGACTGTCACCTCGGGGCTCATCGATTCCTCGGCGAGCACCCTCGTGTATGTCTCCTGCGATCCTGCGACGCTGGCCCGTGATCTCGCACGGCTGACCGCCGGGGGATTCGCGATCGAGAGCCTCACAGGATTCGATCTCTTCCCCCTCACCTCGCATCTGGAGACGGTCACCGTCCTCCGACGGTGA